One window from the genome of Hoplias malabaricus isolate fHopMal1 chromosome 18, fHopMal1.hap1, whole genome shotgun sequence encodes:
- the skor2 gene encoding SKI family transcriptional corepressor 2 isoform X2 yields MDKSLLPGPSDIVMATPPSSFQQEPLTPPRSSHSSLKPNQVGQVILYGVPIVSLVIDHQERLCLAQISNTLLKNYSYNEIHNRRVALGITCVQCTPVQLEILRRAGAMPISSRRCGMITKREAERLCKSFLGENSPPKLPDNFAFDVTHECAWGCRGSFIPARYNSSRAKCIKCSYCNMYFSPNKFIFHSHRTPEAKYTQPDAANFNSWRRHLKLSDKTPPDDLVFAWEDVKAMFNGGSRKRALPSSHCSSMDSVKAVGSVLPHVISSDMGQKRGRFEEDEDLDASGLSPRKNPRSYPVIPVPSKGFGMLQKFPPTSLFPSPYTFPAFGLCQQKKDDNEATNGQKNGGLSGLLWPGRKDAFYPPFCMFWPPRATGGIPVPTYLQPQPNALSTLTEAPSLRQAFLDLSDQSETGTVAGIGPNPRPGLFESECPPVTPPDLRPAAPEGWLKLLDAPSLQARKASYHSSAFRPVVKDAESIAKLHGNLEDLGSERHLSPGTSCSYQSESGESDEEQEVDVETKQDEEQEDFSSLKQQQPSTQQQQPCSLHLRGLPDSSAGERDKDTASFHSSIPSEISTEDKPSMPVNPPTSLKVPSPVHASVEDTAAAYKNSHKSRDDGLPAYATKDKTTRTEDHKEQSSFFLPETETTAPEYWRENTAAAAAEVSQDPHSPASLKKDVENMEKEELQKVLLEQIDLRRRLEQEFHALKGSSPFPVFHNFQDQMKRELAYREEMVQQLQMIPYANIIRKEKVGANLSKS; encoded by the exons ATGGACAAGAGCCTTCTCCCTGGACCCAGTGACATAGTTATGGCGACTCCTCCCAGCTCATTCCAGCAAGAACCTCTTACTCCACCCAGGTCCAGCCACTCTTCCCTCAAGCCCAACCAGGTGGGTCAGGTCATCCTGTATGGTGTGCCCATTGTCTCTTTGGTCATCGACCACCAGGAGCGTCTGTGCCTGGCTCAGATCTCCAATACTTTACTGAAGAACTACAGCTACAACGAGATCCACAACCGGCGGGTGGCTCTGGGCATCACATGTGTTCAGTGCACTCCAGTCCAGCTTGAGATCCTTCGGCGAGCTGGGGCCATGCCCATATCTTCACGCCGCTGCGGTATGATTACCAAACGAGAGGCTGAACGTCTTTGCAAGTCATTTCTGGGTGAGAACTCACCACCCAAACTGCCAGACAACTTTGCTTTTGATGTGACGCATGAGTGCGCCTGGGGCTGTCGAGGCAGCTTCATCCCGGCCCGTTACAACAGCTCCAGAGCCAAGTGCATCAAATGCTCCTACTGCAACATGTACTTCTCTCCCAACAAGTTCATCTTTCACTCCCACCGGACGCCTGAGGCCAAGTACACCCAGCCCGATGCTGCCAACTTCAACTCCTGGCGCCGTCACCTCAAACTGTCCGACAAGACGCCGCCTGATGACCTTGTGTTTGCGTGGGAGGATGTGAAGGCTATGTTCAACGGTGGCAGCCGCAAGCGAGCATTGCCTTCATCCCACTGTTCCTCTATGGACTCAGTCAAGGCTGTGGGCTCTGTGTTGCCCCATGTGATCTCCTCTGACATGGGACAGAAAAGAGGCAGATTTGAGGAGGATGAAGATCTGGATGCTAGTGGCCTGTCTCCCAGGAAGAACCCTCGTAGTTACCCGGTCATTCCAGTGCCCAGCAAAGGTTTTGGGATGCTGCAAAAGTTCCCTCCAACCTCACTTTTTCCTAGCCCCTACACTTTCCCTGCTTTTGGCCTTTGCCAGCAGAAGAAGGATGACAATGAAGCAACCAATGGCCAGAAAAATGGGGGGTTGTCTGGGCTGCTGTGGCCAGGGCGCAAGGATGCTTTTTACCCTCCATTCTGTATGTTCTGGCCCCCTAGGGCAACAGGCGGTATCCCAGTGCCTACGTATCTGCAGCCACAGCCCAATGCTCTCTCCACACTCACAGAAGCACCCTCCCTGAGGCAGGCCTTTTTGGACCTGTCTGATCAAAGTGAGACTGGCACAGTTGCTGGAATAGGACCCAATCCCAGACCGGGTTTGTTTGAAAGTGAGTGCCCGCCCGTGACTCCGCCTGATCTGCGGCCCGCCGCGCCAGAAGGTTGGCTCAAGCTGCTGGATGCTCCTTCCTTGCAGGCTCGCAAGGCCAGCTATCACTCTTCTGCTTTTCGTCCAGTGGTGAAGGATGCTGAAAGCATTGCCAAGCTGCACGGCAACCTAGAGGACCTGGGGTCCGAAAGGCATCTCTCGCCTGGCACCAGCTGCAGCTACCAGAGTGAGAGCGGAGAGAGTGACGAGGAGCAGGAGGTGGATGTGGAAACCAAGCAGGATGAAGAGCAGGAAGACTTCAGCAGCTTGAAGCAGCAGCAGCCATccacacaacagcagcagccgTGCAGCCTCCACCTGCGGGGGCTTCCTGACAGCAGTGCGGGGGAACGGGATAAAGATACGGCCTCCTTCCACTCCTCCATCCCCTCTGAAATCTCCACAGAGGACAAGCCCAGCATGcctgtcaatccacctacctccCTCAAAGTCCCCAGCCCTGTTCACGCCTCAGTGGAGGACACCGCCGCTGcttacaaaaat TCACATAAAAGTAGAGATGATGGGCTGCCAGCTTACGCAACCAAAGACAAAACAACACGCACAG AAGACCACAAAGAACAGAGCAGTTTCTTTCTCCCAGAGACGGAGACGACGGCACCGGAATACTGGAGGGAGAACACAG cagcagcagcagcagaagttAGTCAAGACCCACATTCGCCAGCTTCACTCAAGAAAGATGTTGAAAACATGGAAAAAG AGGAACTTCAGAAAGTTCTCCTTGAGCAGATAGACTTACGGAGACGACTGGAGCAGGAATTCCATGCCCTCAAAGGCAGCTCACCGTTCCCCGTTTTCC ATAACTTTCAGGACCAAATGAAAAGGGAATTGGCGTACAGAGAAGAGATGGTGCAGCAGCTACAGATG atTCCCTATGCAAACATCATCAGAAAAGAAAAGGTTGGAGCAAACCTAAGCAAAAGCTGA
- the skor2 gene encoding SKI family transcriptional corepressor 2 isoform X1 — MDKSLLPGPSDIVMATPPSSFQQEPLTPPRSSHSSLKPNQVGQVILYGVPIVSLVIDHQERLCLAQISNTLLKNYSYNEIHNRRVALGITCVQCTPVQLEILRRAGAMPISSRRCGMITKREAERLCKSFLGENSPPKLPDNFAFDVTHECAWGCRGSFIPARYNSSRAKCIKCSYCNMYFSPNKFIFHSHRTPEAKYTQPDAANFNSWRRHLKLSDKTPPDDLVFAWEDVKAMFNGGSRKRALPSSHCSSMDSVKAVGSVLPHVISSDMGQKRGRFEEDEDLDASGLSPRKNPRSYPVIPVPSKGFGMLQKFPPTSLFPSPYTFPAFGLCQQKKDDNEATNGQKNGGLSGLLWPGRKDAFYPPFCMFWPPRATGGIPVPTYLQPQPNALSTLTEAPSLRQAFLDLSDQSETGTVAGIGPNPRPGLFESECPPVTPPDLRPAAPEGWLKLLDAPSLQARKASYHSSAFRPVVKDAESIAKLHGNLEDLGSERHLSPGTSCSYQSESGESDEEQEVDVETKQDEEQEDFSSLKQQQPSTQQQQPCSLHLRGLPDSSAGERDKDTASFHSSIPSEISTEDKPSMPVNPPTSLKVPSPVHASVEDTAAAYKNSHKSRDDGLPAYATKDKTTRTEDHKEQSSFFLPETETTAPEYWRENTAAAAAAEVSQDPHSPASLKKDVENMEKEELQKVLLEQIDLRRRLEQEFHALKGSSPFPVFHNFQDQMKRELAYREEMVQQLQMIPYANIIRKEKVGANLSKS; from the exons ATGGACAAGAGCCTTCTCCCTGGACCCAGTGACATAGTTATGGCGACTCCTCCCAGCTCATTCCAGCAAGAACCTCTTACTCCACCCAGGTCCAGCCACTCTTCCCTCAAGCCCAACCAGGTGGGTCAGGTCATCCTGTATGGTGTGCCCATTGTCTCTTTGGTCATCGACCACCAGGAGCGTCTGTGCCTGGCTCAGATCTCCAATACTTTACTGAAGAACTACAGCTACAACGAGATCCACAACCGGCGGGTGGCTCTGGGCATCACATGTGTTCAGTGCACTCCAGTCCAGCTTGAGATCCTTCGGCGAGCTGGGGCCATGCCCATATCTTCACGCCGCTGCGGTATGATTACCAAACGAGAGGCTGAACGTCTTTGCAAGTCATTTCTGGGTGAGAACTCACCACCCAAACTGCCAGACAACTTTGCTTTTGATGTGACGCATGAGTGCGCCTGGGGCTGTCGAGGCAGCTTCATCCCGGCCCGTTACAACAGCTCCAGAGCCAAGTGCATCAAATGCTCCTACTGCAACATGTACTTCTCTCCCAACAAGTTCATCTTTCACTCCCACCGGACGCCTGAGGCCAAGTACACCCAGCCCGATGCTGCCAACTTCAACTCCTGGCGCCGTCACCTCAAACTGTCCGACAAGACGCCGCCTGATGACCTTGTGTTTGCGTGGGAGGATGTGAAGGCTATGTTCAACGGTGGCAGCCGCAAGCGAGCATTGCCTTCATCCCACTGTTCCTCTATGGACTCAGTCAAGGCTGTGGGCTCTGTGTTGCCCCATGTGATCTCCTCTGACATGGGACAGAAAAGAGGCAGATTTGAGGAGGATGAAGATCTGGATGCTAGTGGCCTGTCTCCCAGGAAGAACCCTCGTAGTTACCCGGTCATTCCAGTGCCCAGCAAAGGTTTTGGGATGCTGCAAAAGTTCCCTCCAACCTCACTTTTTCCTAGCCCCTACACTTTCCCTGCTTTTGGCCTTTGCCAGCAGAAGAAGGATGACAATGAAGCAACCAATGGCCAGAAAAATGGGGGGTTGTCTGGGCTGCTGTGGCCAGGGCGCAAGGATGCTTTTTACCCTCCATTCTGTATGTTCTGGCCCCCTAGGGCAACAGGCGGTATCCCAGTGCCTACGTATCTGCAGCCACAGCCCAATGCTCTCTCCACACTCACAGAAGCACCCTCCCTGAGGCAGGCCTTTTTGGACCTGTCTGATCAAAGTGAGACTGGCACAGTTGCTGGAATAGGACCCAATCCCAGACCGGGTTTGTTTGAAAGTGAGTGCCCGCCCGTGACTCCGCCTGATCTGCGGCCCGCCGCGCCAGAAGGTTGGCTCAAGCTGCTGGATGCTCCTTCCTTGCAGGCTCGCAAGGCCAGCTATCACTCTTCTGCTTTTCGTCCAGTGGTGAAGGATGCTGAAAGCATTGCCAAGCTGCACGGCAACCTAGAGGACCTGGGGTCCGAAAGGCATCTCTCGCCTGGCACCAGCTGCAGCTACCAGAGTGAGAGCGGAGAGAGTGACGAGGAGCAGGAGGTGGATGTGGAAACCAAGCAGGATGAAGAGCAGGAAGACTTCAGCAGCTTGAAGCAGCAGCAGCCATccacacaacagcagcagccgTGCAGCCTCCACCTGCGGGGGCTTCCTGACAGCAGTGCGGGGGAACGGGATAAAGATACGGCCTCCTTCCACTCCTCCATCCCCTCTGAAATCTCCACAGAGGACAAGCCCAGCATGcctgtcaatccacctacctccCTCAAAGTCCCCAGCCCTGTTCACGCCTCAGTGGAGGACACCGCCGCTGcttacaaaaat TCACATAAAAGTAGAGATGATGGGCTGCCAGCTTACGCAACCAAAGACAAAACAACACGCACAG AAGACCACAAAGAACAGAGCAGTTTCTTTCTCCCAGAGACGGAGACGACGGCACCGGAATACTGGAGGGAGAACACA gcagcagcagcagcagcagaagttAGTCAAGACCCACATTCGCCAGCTTCACTCAAGAAAGATGTTGAAAACATGGAAAAAG AGGAACTTCAGAAAGTTCTCCTTGAGCAGATAGACTTACGGAGACGACTGGAGCAGGAATTCCATGCCCTCAAAGGCAGCTCACCGTTCCCCGTTTTCC ATAACTTTCAGGACCAAATGAAAAGGGAATTGGCGTACAGAGAAGAGATGGTGCAGCAGCTACAGATG atTCCCTATGCAAACATCATCAGAAAAGAAAAGGTTGGAGCAAACCTAAGCAAAAGCTGA
- the skor2 gene encoding SKI family transcriptional corepressor 2 isoform X3 translates to MDKSLLPGPSDIVMATPPSSFQQEPLTPPRSSHSSLKPNQVGQVILYGVPIVSLVIDHQERLCLAQISNTLLKNYSYNEIHNRRVALGITCVQCTPVQLEILRRAGAMPISSRRCGMITKREAERLCKSFLGENSPPKLPDNFAFDVTHECAWGCRGSFIPARYNSSRAKCIKCSYCNMYFSPNKFIFHSHRTPEAKYTQPDAANFNSWRRHLKLSDKTPPDDLVFAWEDVKAMFNGGSRKRALPSSHCSSMDSVKAVGSVLPHVISSDMGQKRGRFEEDEDLDASGLSPRKNPRSYPVIPVPSKGFGMLQKFPPTSLFPSPYTFPAFGLCQQKKDDNEATNGQKNGGLSGLLWPGRKDAFYPPFCMFWPPRATGGIPVPTYLQPQPNALSTLTEAPSLRQAFLDLSDQSETGTVAGIGPNPRPGLFESECPPVTPPDLRPAAPEGWLKLLDAPSLQARKASYHSSAFRPVVKDAESIAKLHGNLEDLGSERHLSPGTSCSYQSESGESDEEQEVDVETKQDEEQEDFSSLKQQQPSTQQQQPCSLHLRGLPDSSAGERDKDTASFHSSIPSEISTEDKPSMPVNPPTSLKVPSPVHASVEDTAAAYKNSHKSRDDGLPAYATKDKTTRTEDHKEQSSFFLPETETTAPEYWRENTAAAAEVSQDPHSPASLKKDVENMEKEELQKVLLEQIDLRRRLEQEFHALKGSSPFPVFHNFQDQMKRELAYREEMVQQLQMIPYANIIRKEKVGANLSKS, encoded by the exons ATGGACAAGAGCCTTCTCCCTGGACCCAGTGACATAGTTATGGCGACTCCTCCCAGCTCATTCCAGCAAGAACCTCTTACTCCACCCAGGTCCAGCCACTCTTCCCTCAAGCCCAACCAGGTGGGTCAGGTCATCCTGTATGGTGTGCCCATTGTCTCTTTGGTCATCGACCACCAGGAGCGTCTGTGCCTGGCTCAGATCTCCAATACTTTACTGAAGAACTACAGCTACAACGAGATCCACAACCGGCGGGTGGCTCTGGGCATCACATGTGTTCAGTGCACTCCAGTCCAGCTTGAGATCCTTCGGCGAGCTGGGGCCATGCCCATATCTTCACGCCGCTGCGGTATGATTACCAAACGAGAGGCTGAACGTCTTTGCAAGTCATTTCTGGGTGAGAACTCACCACCCAAACTGCCAGACAACTTTGCTTTTGATGTGACGCATGAGTGCGCCTGGGGCTGTCGAGGCAGCTTCATCCCGGCCCGTTACAACAGCTCCAGAGCCAAGTGCATCAAATGCTCCTACTGCAACATGTACTTCTCTCCCAACAAGTTCATCTTTCACTCCCACCGGACGCCTGAGGCCAAGTACACCCAGCCCGATGCTGCCAACTTCAACTCCTGGCGCCGTCACCTCAAACTGTCCGACAAGACGCCGCCTGATGACCTTGTGTTTGCGTGGGAGGATGTGAAGGCTATGTTCAACGGTGGCAGCCGCAAGCGAGCATTGCCTTCATCCCACTGTTCCTCTATGGACTCAGTCAAGGCTGTGGGCTCTGTGTTGCCCCATGTGATCTCCTCTGACATGGGACAGAAAAGAGGCAGATTTGAGGAGGATGAAGATCTGGATGCTAGTGGCCTGTCTCCCAGGAAGAACCCTCGTAGTTACCCGGTCATTCCAGTGCCCAGCAAAGGTTTTGGGATGCTGCAAAAGTTCCCTCCAACCTCACTTTTTCCTAGCCCCTACACTTTCCCTGCTTTTGGCCTTTGCCAGCAGAAGAAGGATGACAATGAAGCAACCAATGGCCAGAAAAATGGGGGGTTGTCTGGGCTGCTGTGGCCAGGGCGCAAGGATGCTTTTTACCCTCCATTCTGTATGTTCTGGCCCCCTAGGGCAACAGGCGGTATCCCAGTGCCTACGTATCTGCAGCCACAGCCCAATGCTCTCTCCACACTCACAGAAGCACCCTCCCTGAGGCAGGCCTTTTTGGACCTGTCTGATCAAAGTGAGACTGGCACAGTTGCTGGAATAGGACCCAATCCCAGACCGGGTTTGTTTGAAAGTGAGTGCCCGCCCGTGACTCCGCCTGATCTGCGGCCCGCCGCGCCAGAAGGTTGGCTCAAGCTGCTGGATGCTCCTTCCTTGCAGGCTCGCAAGGCCAGCTATCACTCTTCTGCTTTTCGTCCAGTGGTGAAGGATGCTGAAAGCATTGCCAAGCTGCACGGCAACCTAGAGGACCTGGGGTCCGAAAGGCATCTCTCGCCTGGCACCAGCTGCAGCTACCAGAGTGAGAGCGGAGAGAGTGACGAGGAGCAGGAGGTGGATGTGGAAACCAAGCAGGATGAAGAGCAGGAAGACTTCAGCAGCTTGAAGCAGCAGCAGCCATccacacaacagcagcagccgTGCAGCCTCCACCTGCGGGGGCTTCCTGACAGCAGTGCGGGGGAACGGGATAAAGATACGGCCTCCTTCCACTCCTCCATCCCCTCTGAAATCTCCACAGAGGACAAGCCCAGCATGcctgtcaatccacctacctccCTCAAAGTCCCCAGCCCTGTTCACGCCTCAGTGGAGGACACCGCCGCTGcttacaaaaat TCACATAAAAGTAGAGATGATGGGCTGCCAGCTTACGCAACCAAAGACAAAACAACACGCACAG AAGACCACAAAGAACAGAGCAGTTTCTTTCTCCCAGAGACGGAGACGACGGCACCGGAATACTGGAGGGAGAACACAG cagcagcagcagaagttAGTCAAGACCCACATTCGCCAGCTTCACTCAAGAAAGATGTTGAAAACATGGAAAAAG AGGAACTTCAGAAAGTTCTCCTTGAGCAGATAGACTTACGGAGACGACTGGAGCAGGAATTCCATGCCCTCAAAGGCAGCTCACCGTTCCCCGTTTTCC ATAACTTTCAGGACCAAATGAAAAGGGAATTGGCGTACAGAGAAGAGATGGTGCAGCAGCTACAGATG atTCCCTATGCAAACATCATCAGAAAAGAAAAGGTTGGAGCAAACCTAAGCAAAAGCTGA